In Clostridium sp. DL-VIII, the following proteins share a genomic window:
- a CDS encoding S8 family peptidase produces MTALRSCSLYYDPNTANYLIEYKGDFKKKIDSISYACGDVITDTIGVVSVQAKDFDRLLIDVPEIVFFDFRIRYVLQDISPSSVDNINNIKINPYLDLNGRNVLVGIVDTGIDYLNDEFIREDDTSRIVSIWDQTIVNSNNQSVYIGQVYSNEQINNAIKSYRNKGDPYQIVPSKDEIGHGTKVAGIIGARGSNKEFQGIANESDFVIVKLFESSNFKAELKANGVPDVPVYNASEIVSGLEYLRKVAMARRQPMVICLGAGSSEGSHDGFNLISRYVTSLGNNRGICLVCGVGNEGDSQGHASGYIRNVGDVKVIDLRIPREIKTFHLYIWIRRPNIASINVISPTGEASSVIQAQINKVQPVKFVFLDTQMLVRYYSPEHFTGHEVISIEFTNIKPGIWSLNLIGNYIINGRYDIWLPPKSTLPENTIFLESDPFNTLTMPSEALNVLTIAYYGNNNALIAASGKGFNTNGVINPDVSTIGVNILTTKTSSGTTTFSGSSAAAAIVAGACALLLQWGIIDGNDPTMYTKKVRTYMMYGANRNQTNRYPTRESGYGDFDLLGIFNIIGGIYRGRRSRSCNFNNEDNDYEYNEYCINDLFIRIPKGKYRGS; encoded by the coding sequence ATGACTGCTTTACGTAGCTGTAGTTTATATTATGATCCCAATACAGCAAATTATTTAATAGAATATAAGGGCGATTTTAAAAAGAAGATAGATAGTATATCTTATGCTTGTGGTGATGTAATTACGGATACCATTGGAGTAGTATCTGTACAAGCAAAAGATTTTGACAGGCTCTTAATTGATGTTCCAGAGATTGTTTTTTTTGATTTTAGAATTAGATATGTCTTGCAAGATATTTCGCCATCATCTGTTGATAATATAAATAATATAAAAATCAATCCATATTTGGATTTAAATGGAAGAAATGTATTGGTTGGAATAGTTGATACAGGGATAGATTATTTAAATGATGAATTCATAAGAGAAGATGATACGTCAAGAATTGTGAGTATATGGGATCAAACGATTGTAAATAGCAATAATCAATCTGTATACATCGGTCAAGTTTATTCCAATGAACAAATTAATAATGCTATAAAGTCTTATAGAAACAAAGGTGATCCATATCAAATTGTACCATCAAAAGATGAAATTGGTCATGGGACTAAAGTTGCAGGAATTATAGGTGCACGTGGAAGTAATAAAGAATTTCAAGGAATTGCAAATGAAAGTGATTTTGTGATTGTTAAGCTTTTTGAGTCGAGTAATTTTAAAGCAGAGCTAAAAGCAAATGGAGTTCCTGATGTACCAGTATACAATGCATCTGAAATTGTAAGTGGATTGGAGTACCTAAGAAAGGTAGCGATGGCTCGCAGGCAGCCTATGGTTATTTGTCTTGGAGCTGGAAGCAGTGAAGGAAGTCACGATGGCTTTAATTTGATTTCTAGATATGTAACATCTCTTGGAAATAATAGAGGAATATGTTTAGTATGTGGAGTTGGTAATGAAGGTGATTCACAAGGTCATGCATCAGGATATATTAGAAATGTAGGAGATGTAAAAGTAATAGATTTGAGAATACCAAGAGAAATAAAAACTTTTCATCTCTATATTTGGATACGAAGACCTAATATCGCTTCTATAAATGTAATTTCTCCCACGGGGGAAGCATCATCGGTTATTCAAGCTCAAATAAACAAAGTTCAGCCAGTTAAGTTTGTTTTCTTAGATACACAGATGTTAGTTAGATATTACAGCCCAGAGCACTTTACAGGGCACGAGGTAATAAGTATTGAATTTACCAACATAAAACCAGGAATATGGAGCTTGAATTTGATTGGGAATTATATAATTAATGGAAGATATGACATATGGCTTCCACCTAAAAGTACCTTACCTGAAAATACTATATTTCTTGAATCAGATCCATTTAATACATTGACAATGCCATCTGAAGCACTAAATGTACTTACTATTGCTTATTACGGGAATAATAATGCTCTAATTGCAGCTTCAGGAAAAGGATTCAATACAAATGGTGTGATTAATCCAGATGTTTCAACAATAGGAGTGAATATTCTAACAACAAAAACTTCAAGTGGAACAACAACATTCTCAGGCAGTTCAGCAGCAGCTGCAATAGTTGCCGGTGCCTGCGCACTTTTATTGCAATGGGGAATAATTGATGGTAATGACCCAACTATGTACACAAAAAAAGTTAGAACATATATGATGTACGGTGCAAATAGAAATCAAACTAATAGATATCCTACAAGAGAAAGTGGATATGGAGATTTTGATTTGCTTGGTATTTTTAATATTATTGGAGGAATATATAGAGGAAGGAGGAGTAGAAGCTGTAATTTTAATAATGAAGATAATGATTATGAATATAATGAATATTGTATTAACGATTTGTTTATAAGAATTCCGAAAGGAAAGTACAGGGGGAGTTAA
- a CDS encoding helix-turn-helix domain-containing protein, producing the protein MEELVKYLEEIYENCEIPFEIYEDGKIIFKANSSSIKEEHFHNIFFIGTKKFEIKIGKEYKESLKILEFCIKDKYKSNCDKKEKLTIKLLQNSNVSKEKIKETMPKIKEETFLITIDLREKIAEVLEILKKIYNDTDIIVINYEDTINLIGAFEDINEHVSSISETVYVSLYEKCYISYCHIEEYEFLSRLYNENVYKIRLAKKYKLSSRIFEQNSLLFEKIMDNLKEETKAKILQEFDDGFSKLDEDMIKTVEIFFKLNLNLSEAAKSLYVHRNTLIYRLDKIEKYTGYDIRKFNDASLFKIAFFIWKQKSKL; encoded by the coding sequence ATGGAGGAATTAGTAAAGTATTTAGAAGAAATATATGAAAATTGTGAAATACCTTTTGAGATTTATGAAGACGGAAAAATTATATTTAAGGCAAATTCAAGCAGCATCAAAGAAGAACATTTTCACAATATATTTTTTATTGGAACAAAGAAATTTGAAATAAAAATTGGAAAAGAATATAAAGAATCTTTGAAAATATTGGAGTTTTGTATTAAGGATAAGTACAAAAGCAACTGTGATAAAAAGGAAAAGCTTACAATTAAGTTATTGCAAAATTCAAATGTATCAAAAGAAAAAATAAAGGAAACCATGCCTAAAATAAAAGAGGAGACATTTTTAATAACTATTGACTTGAGGGAAAAAATAGCTGAAGTCTTAGAAATTTTGAAAAAAATTTATAACGATACTGATATCATAGTAATTAATTATGAAGATACAATAAATCTAATTGGAGCATTTGAGGATATAAATGAACATGTATCAAGCATAAGTGAAACGGTTTATGTTTCTCTTTATGAGAAATGTTACATAAGTTATTGTCATATTGAAGAGTATGAATTTTTAAGCAGATTGTATAACGAAAATGTTTATAAAATAAGACTTGCAAAAAAATATAAGTTATCTTCAAGGATATTTGAACAGAATAGCCTTCTGTTTGAGAAAATAATGGACAATTTAAAAGAGGAAACTAAAGCAAAGATATTACAAGAATTTGATGATGGATTTTCAAAGTTAGATGAAGATATGATAAAAACAGTGGAGATTTTCTTTAAGCTCAACCTAAACTTAAGTGAAGCGGCAAAAAGTCTATATGTCCATAGAAATACATTGATCTATAGATTAGATAAAATTGAAAAATATACAGGGTATGATATAAGAAAATTTAATGATGCGTCATTATTTAAAATAGCATTTTTTATTTGGAAACAAAAAAGTAAACTATAA
- a CDS encoding S8 family peptidase has protein sequence MKGNYRVPPNIFSDPNYYHYVVQYEGNIEEEISKQLGYFVTIINDKYAIVSTNKEDQLNIQGTIFSTVVFVAPIDIFTLQEISPVKASGADFLQLELPLRLTGRGVTVAIIDTGIDYLNREFMKENGETRIEYIWDQTIQSTNIEEGNIVPYGTVYDKNKIQEAISASNEGKSPYEIVPSRDEIGHGTNMAGIIGARGINPNLKGITPECDFIIIKLIQSIKIMMNFGFNIPVFDLFAIFPALEFLYRYSLSSNKPLVIYFPLGSNLGSHKGDGILEQYMDSISSHSGIAIVTGTGNQGAIGCHASGVIPQVNDSRVIQLYMAPEQKNNIAQIWIDSPNIMSLEIISPSGENTGRIRPEIKGISTYSFVFENTPIVINSYFPEELTGEQSYTIRFSNIKEGIWKFRLTGELILDGRYNAWIPGVGLSIGGTGFIPSDPYGTIVNPSASTYSITAAAYNQNNNNILEYSGMAFLEEYVDRIDVATGGVNALTTAPNNTTAIVNGTSVSAAILAGTCAMLFQWGIVEGNDPNIYSQTIKTYIQRGAIQRGGDTYPNPQWGYGILSIVKVFQNML, from the coding sequence ATGAAAGGTAATTATAGAGTGCCTCCTAACATATTTTCTGATCCTAATTATTATCATTATGTTGTCCAATATGAAGGAAATATTGAGGAGGAAATTTCAAAACAGTTAGGATATTTTGTAACAATAATTAATGATAAATATGCTATCGTATCTACCAATAAAGAAGATCAATTAAATATTCAAGGGACGATTTTTTCAACTGTAGTATTTGTTGCCCCGATAGATATATTTACTCTTCAGGAAATCTCTCCAGTTAAAGCTTCTGGAGCAGATTTTTTGCAATTGGAGCTGCCATTAAGACTAACTGGGAGAGGAGTTACTGTAGCTATTATAGATACAGGAATTGATTACCTCAATAGAGAATTTATGAAAGAGAATGGAGAGACAAGGATAGAATATATATGGGATCAAACAATACAATCCACTAATATAGAAGAAGGAAATATTGTTCCGTACGGAACTGTTTATGATAAAAATAAAATACAAGAGGCTATAAGTGCTTCTAATGAAGGAAAATCACCGTATGAAATAGTGCCTAGCAGAGATGAAATTGGCCATGGTACGAATATGGCTGGGATAATCGGAGCCAGGGGGATAAATCCTAATTTAAAGGGGATTACTCCAGAATGTGATTTTATAATAATTAAGTTAATACAATCTATTAAGATCATGATGAATTTTGGATTTAATATTCCTGTATTTGATTTATTTGCCATTTTTCCGGCACTAGAGTTTTTATATAGATATTCCTTAAGCAGTAATAAACCATTGGTTATATATTTTCCTCTTGGAAGTAATTTAGGCAGTCATAAAGGTGATGGGATTCTGGAACAATATATGGATTCAATATCTAGTCATAGTGGAATAGCCATAGTTACAGGAACAGGAAATCAAGGTGCTATTGGATGTCATGCTTCTGGTGTAATACCACAAGTTAATGATTCGAGAGTAATACAATTATATATGGCACCAGAGCAAAAAAATAATATAGCTCAGATTTGGATTGATTCACCTAATATAATGTCTCTAGAAATTATATCACCTTCAGGAGAAAATACAGGAAGAATAAGGCCGGAAATTAAAGGTATAAGTACTTATTCCTTTGTTTTTGAAAATACACCAATAGTAATTAATTCATACTTTCCAGAAGAGCTTACAGGAGAACAATCATATACGATCAGATTCAGTAATATAAAGGAAGGGATTTGGAAATTTAGATTGACAGGAGAGTTGATTTTAGATGGAAGATACAATGCTTGGATACCTGGTGTAGGATTAAGTATTGGAGGAACAGGATTTATCCCTTCAGATCCGTATGGAACAATTGTAAATCCGAGTGCATCAACCTATTCAATTACAGCTGCAGCATATAATCAAAATAACAATAATATTTTAGAGTATTCTGGAATGGCATTTTTAGAGGAATATGTTGATAGAATAGACGTTGCTACAGGAGGAGTAAATGCATTAACTACAGCTCCTAATAATACAACGGCTATTGTTAATGGAACAAGTGTATCAGCAGCTATACTGGCAGGAACATGCGCGATGCTATTTCAATGGGGAATTGTTGAAGGAAATGATCCTAACATATATTCACAAACTATAAAAACATATATACAAAGAGGTGCAATTCAAAGAGGCGGTGACACATATCCAAATCCTCAATGGGGATATGGAATATTAAGCATAGTAAAAGTATTCCAAAATATGCTATAA
- a CDS encoding LacI family DNA-binding transcriptional regulator produces the protein MNIKDIAELAQVGVSTVSRVINNHPDVKESTRKKILKIIKDSNYIPNNSARILKQNNTKNIGILVKGVFNPFFAQMTNIIGKIINENGYTAIVHQNDYNLDQDVDILIAFIKEKRLQGIICLGGNFIEITDESFKEVNVPIVLTSVNTISKQGKSYYSSIGIDNIKGAYDATRYLINKGHKKIALVLGDANDTGISLRRLEGYERALKKERIEIEKDLIIIGGYSSKKAYVETMKLLEKRKDITAIFALSDIMAIGVAKAIIDSGFRIPEDISLVGFDGMDESKYYNPSITTVKQPQKLMAAMSIKLLFSLINGQEENKHILLDTKLIERNSCASL, from the coding sequence ATGAATATAAAGGATATAGCAGAATTAGCGCAGGTAGGAGTTAGTACGGTTTCACGAGTAATAAATAATCATCCTGACGTTAAGGAAAGTACAAGGAAAAAAATTTTAAAGATCATAAAAGATAGCAATTATATTCCGAATAATAGTGCAAGAATATTAAAACAAAATAATACAAAGAATATAGGTATTTTAGTAAAAGGCGTATTTAATCCATTTTTCGCTCAAATGACTAATATTATAGGAAAAATTATAAATGAAAATGGATATACAGCTATAGTGCATCAAAATGATTATAATTTAGATCAAGATGTGGATATTTTAATAGCTTTTATAAAGGAAAAAAGATTACAAGGTATAATATGTTTAGGTGGAAATTTTATTGAGATTACTGATGAGAGTTTTAAAGAAGTAAATGTACCTATAGTGTTAACATCTGTAAATACTATTTCAAAGCAAGGAAAGTCATATTATTCATCAATAGGAATAGATAATATTAAAGGTGCTTATGATGCAACAAGATATTTAATAAATAAAGGACATAAAAAAATAGCATTAGTTTTAGGGGATGCTAATGATACAGGAATAAGTTTAAGAAGATTAGAAGGATATGAAAGAGCTTTGAAGAAGGAAAGGATAGAGATAGAAAAAGATCTAATTATAATAGGTGGATATTCAAGTAAAAAAGCATATGTGGAAACAATGAAATTATTAGAGAAAAGAAAGGACATTACAGCAATTTTTGCATTATCGGATATTATGGCAATCGGTGTAGCCAAAGCAATAATTGATAGTGGCTTTAGGATTCCAGAAGATATTTCATTAGTTGGTTTTGATGGAATGGATGAAAGCAAGTATTACAATCCAAGTATAACAACAGTAAAGCAGCCGCAAAAGTTGATGGCAGCAATGAGCATAAAATTATTATTTTCATTGATTAATGGACAAGAAGAGAATAAACATATATTATTGGATACTAAGTTAATAGAGAGAAATTCATGTGCCAGTCTATGA
- a CDS encoding type IA DNA topoisomerase, whose protein sequence is MAKVIIAEKPSVAKNIADAYKIKTRKDGYFEGNGYYITWAFGHLLQLYDAKDYDENMKGWRFEKFPFIPEHFLYKVKCDGVDRSTEDKGAKKQLGIIKSLIDKDDVESIISATDYDREGQVIADELFGYFEVKKPIYRLLLNEWTPDEVKSGMEALKDNKEMQSLQDAGIGRQWSDWIIGINLTSVSTLKYKFEENKTINIGRVLLPTLKIIYDRDKEIENFTATTYYKLISNFKTSANEEFEGLYYENDSEKFDKKEDLDKFLPLLKGVTAKIIDKQTELKKEYPPYLFNLSNLQGHITSKYKGWTSDKVLKVAQSLYEKKLTTYPRTASVVLEESLKDRAKKVLDTLKAGLPYEKDIKFSTSKRIFDSSKVESHSAITPTYIKPSGLSADEKVVYEAIKNRFIMQFMPVAEFEETKVTLKANVTEVPGIFISKGKVKLVEGWKVVEKIESKDVILPKVEINENVDIVDSKVNSVTKKPPKYHTEKTLLRVMETCGKGLEDKEEDSEEMMQAILSGFSIGTPATRAETIKKLKDIGYLKTKGKNLMCTDLGRNLVETFPVKELFDLEYTGRLEKTLSDIERGKFAKSDFMQLIIDFTIQSVELIKKDDGALSRFKVEIPKDTESIGPCPVCGNPVIEGEKGFGCSNWKNGCKFTIWKDDKYIKSFGKNVSKEMVELLLKNGKVGFRNLKSKKGNTFSAYFKYIKNEETGYFNWNMEFIDNK, encoded by the coding sequence ATGGCAAAGGTTATTATTGCGGAAAAGCCATCTGTTGCTAAAAATATTGCTGATGCATATAAAATAAAGACCAGAAAAGATGGTTATTTTGAGGGCAATGGGTATTACATAACATGGGCATTTGGACATCTCTTGCAGCTATATGATGCAAAAGATTATGATGAAAACATGAAAGGCTGGAGATTTGAAAAGTTTCCATTCATTCCAGAACATTTTTTGTATAAAGTAAAATGTGATGGTGTAGATAGATCCACGGAGGATAAGGGCGCTAAAAAACAACTTGGCATAATAAAGAGCCTGATTGATAAGGATGATGTTGAAAGCATCATTTCAGCTACAGACTATGATAGGGAAGGTCAGGTTATTGCAGATGAATTATTTGGTTATTTTGAAGTTAAAAAGCCAATATATAGATTACTCTTAAATGAATGGACACCGGATGAAGTTAAAAGCGGTATGGAGGCTTTAAAAGACAATAAAGAAATGCAATCACTACAAGATGCGGGAATAGGAAGACAATGGAGTGATTGGATTATAGGAATTAACTTAACTTCAGTAAGTACACTAAAGTATAAATTTGAAGAAAATAAAACTATTAATATAGGAAGAGTGCTTCTTCCTACTTTAAAGATAATCTATGATAGAGATAAGGAAATAGAAAATTTTACTGCTACAACTTATTATAAATTAATATCTAACTTCAAAACTTCAGCTAATGAAGAGTTTGAAGGACTTTATTATGAAAATGATTCTGAAAAGTTCGATAAGAAAGAAGATTTGGATAAGTTTTTACCTTTACTTAAGGGAGTAACTGCTAAGATTATTGATAAACAAACAGAGCTTAAAAAGGAATATCCGCCATATTTATTTAATTTATCAAATCTTCAAGGTCATATTACCAGCAAATACAAAGGATGGACTTCAGATAAAGTTCTTAAGGTTGCTCAATCACTTTATGAAAAGAAACTTACTACTTATCCAAGAACAGCCAGTGTTGTTTTGGAAGAAAGTTTAAAGGATAGAGCTAAAAAGGTTTTAGATACCTTAAAGGCAGGTTTGCCTTATGAGAAAGATATTAAATTTTCTACATCTAAAAGAATTTTTGATAGTTCAAAAGTTGAAAGCCATAGTGCTATAACACCTACATATATTAAGCCTTCAGGACTGTCAGCAGATGAAAAAGTAGTATACGAGGCTATTAAAAACAGATTCATAATGCAGTTTATGCCTGTAGCGGAATTTGAGGAAACAAAGGTAACGTTAAAGGCTAATGTTACAGAAGTACCAGGAATTTTTATATCAAAGGGAAAAGTAAAGCTTGTGGAAGGATGGAAAGTAGTAGAAAAGATAGAAAGTAAGGATGTAATACTTCCAAAGGTTGAAATTAATGAAAATGTCGATATTGTTGATTCAAAAGTTAATTCAGTAACGAAGAAACCACCTAAGTACCATACTGAAAAAACATTGCTTAGAGTGATGGAGACCTGTGGAAAAGGTCTTGAAGACAAAGAAGAAGATTCAGAAGAAATGATGCAGGCTATTTTAAGTGGCTTTAGTATAGGTACACCAGCAACGCGAGCTGAAACAATAAAAAAATTAAAGGATATAGGATATTTAAAAACCAAAGGAAAAAATCTTATGTGCACTGATCTTGGAAGGAATCTAGTTGAAACTTTTCCTGTAAAGGAATTGTTTGATTTGGAGTATACAGGAAGATTAGAAAAAACTCTTTCAGATATTGAAAGAGGTAAATTTGCTAAAAGTGATTTTATGCAGTTAATTATAGACTTTACAATTCAGTCTGTGGAGTTAATTAAGAAAGATGATGGCGCATTATCAAGATTTAAAGTTGAAATACCAAAGGATACTGAAAGTATAGGTCCATGTCCAGTATGTGGCAATCCAGTAATTGAAGGTGAAAAAGGCTTTGGGTGTAGTAACTGGAAGAATGGCTGTAAATTCACCATCTGGAAGGATGATAAATATATAAAATCTTTTGGAAAGAATGTATCTAAAGAAATGGTTGAACTTCTACTTAAGAATGGAAAAGTTGGATTTAGAAATTTAAAGAGCAAAAAAGGTAATACTTTTTCAGCTTATTTTAAATATATAAAAAATGAGGAAACAGGATATTTTAATTGGAATATGGAATTTATAGATAATAAATAA
- a CDS encoding gamma-glutamyl-gamma-aminobutyrate hydrolase family protein — translation MKKPIIGINSSRLIKQDTLYSHSVMESISNDYVESVIRGGGIPIILPILSDEESIRQQIETLDGVVLSGGIDVNPLLYNEEPSPKLGFIFPEKDNFDLLIAKIAYELDKPILAICRGHQILNVAFGGTLYQDLSDMDGCYIKHQQQTKNGAVTHTLYILENSILHDILGSSIISNTFHHQAIKDLAPGFKVTAYSKDNVIEAIESIDKEFVVGVQFHPEIMTVYNDENMLKLFKAFINASLNNMINKK, via the coding sequence ATGAAAAAACCTATCATAGGTATAAACTCTAGTCGACTTATAAAACAAGATACTCTTTATTCTCATTCTGTTATGGAATCCATCAGTAATGATTATGTCGAATCAGTAATTAGAGGCGGAGGAATTCCCATTATACTTCCAATTCTTTCTGATGAAGAATCTATTAGACAACAAATTGAAACTCTCGATGGCGTCGTACTTTCTGGCGGAATAGATGTAAATCCATTACTTTATAATGAAGAACCTTCTCCAAAACTTGGATTTATATTTCCTGAAAAAGATAACTTCGACCTTTTAATAGCAAAAATTGCTTATGAACTTGACAAACCAATTCTTGCTATATGCCGAGGACATCAAATTTTGAATGTAGCTTTTGGAGGAACTTTATATCAAGATTTATCAGATATGGATGGATGCTATATTAAACATCAGCAGCAAACAAAAAATGGTGCCGTAACTCATACTTTATACATCCTTGAAAATTCAATTCTGCATGATATTTTAGGAAGCTCTATTATAAGCAATACTTTTCATCATCAGGCAATTAAAGATTTAGCTCCTGGCTTCAAGGTTACTGCTTATTCTAAAGATAATGTAATTGAAGCTATCGAAAGCATAGATAAGGAATTTGTCGTTGGCGTGCAATTTCATCCAGAAATTATGACTGTCTACAATGATGAAAATATGCTTAAACTATTTAAAGCTTTTATAAATGCTTCGTTAAACAATATGATAAATAAAAAATAA
- the ugpC gene encoding sn-glycerol-3-phosphate ABC transporter ATP-binding protein UgpC, protein MADLSLRHIYKIYEGDVAAVKDFNLEIEDKEFIVFVGPSGCGKSTTLRMIAGLEEISKGELYIGGKLVNDVEPKERDIAMVFQNYALYPHMTVYDNMAFALKLRRAPKDEIDKKVRLAAKRLDIEHLLDRKPKALSGGQRQRVALGRAIVREPKVFLMDEPLSNLDAKLRVQMRTEISKLYQSLGTTFIYVTHDQVEALTMGTRIVVMRDGVIQQVDTPLNIYNTPVNLFVAGFIGSPQMNLVNGTVTEKEGKIYCNFEENSILLPEEKGNVLKEKNYINKEVVFGIRPEHLDDNSELIEMNPSATIAGDVEVVERMGAESYIYFKSGKNNMTARVDGSTKSEPKDKIKLYVEHENIHVFDKETELRIC, encoded by the coding sequence ATGGCAGATCTATCATTAAGACATATTTATAAGATTTATGAAGGAGATGTAGCTGCAGTTAAAGATTTCAATCTGGAAATTGAAGACAAAGAGTTTATAGTATTTGTTGGACCATCAGGTTGTGGTAAGTCAACAACTTTACGTATGATTGCGGGACTTGAAGAAATATCAAAGGGTGAATTATATATAGGTGGAAAACTTGTTAACGATGTAGAGCCTAAGGAAAGAGATATAGCAATGGTATTTCAGAACTATGCTTTATATCCACATATGACAGTATATGATAATATGGCTTTTGCCTTAAAATTAAGAAGAGCTCCAAAAGATGAAATAGATAAAAAAGTAAGATTAGCAGCCAAGAGATTAGATATTGAACATTTATTGGATAGAAAGCCAAAGGCTCTATCTGGAGGCCAAAGACAAAGAGTTGCATTAGGACGTGCTATTGTCAGAGAACCAAAGGTATTCTTAATGGATGAGCCATTATCAAACCTTGATGCAAAATTAAGAGTTCAAATGAGAACTGAAATATCAAAGCTTTATCAAAGCTTAGGTACAACCTTCATATATGTTACTCATGATCAGGTTGAAGCATTAACAATGGGAACTAGAATCGTTGTAATGAGAGATGGTGTTATTCAACAAGTTGACACTCCACTTAATATTTATAACACTCCAGTTAATTTATTTGTTGCAGGATTTATTGGAAGTCCTCAAATGAACTTGGTTAATGGGACTGTAACTGAAAAGGAAGGAAAGATATATTGTAATTTTGAAGAAAATAGTATATTATTGCCGGAAGAAAAAGGAAATGTATTAAAAGAAAAGAATTATATAAATAAGGAAGTTGTATTTGGTATTAGACCAGAACATTTAGATGATAATAGTGAATTAATTGAAATGAATCCTAGTGCAACAATTGCTGGAGATGTGGAAGTTGTTGAAAGAATGGGTGCTGAAAGTTATATTTATTTTAAATCAGGAAAGAACAATATGACAGCAAGAGTTGATGGAAGTACTAAATCAGAACCTAAGGATAAAATTAAATTATATGTGGAACATGAAAATATTCATGTGTTTGATAAAGAAACAGAATTGAGAATATGTTAG
- a CDS encoding IS91 family transposase has protein sequence MIKSKLRRILEENWNEFYKRYKNRIRPSVIAEVKKVMKCKDISNGYIELKCKECGEIKKVGFTCKSRFCTSCGKVYVDNWVNGMLGKLINVKHRHMVFTIPEELRNYFGRERDRLKLLPQCAAKAVTSWMYKQNKKEEFIPGIIAVIHTFGRDLKWNPHVHMMVTEGGKGKLTTWRNFKYFSYEALRKRWQKILLDEIIKREGNKDSFRRLKNKIYKNNKDGFYVHAKNEIKSAKIAAKYIGRYVGRPAIAESRIIAYDGESVTFKYKRHEDNKEIIEKVPVFEFIKKVIIHIPDKNFKMVRYFGLYSRRCKDKDQFIKMIDKKIIQIKKSIEKWEYRILASFGVDPCKCSKCGGKMRFNDIVYPRYGSMREYFKDKFISEGKEKLENILEIYAIAKGVLYGKIKPTTT, from the coding sequence ATGATTAAGAGTAAATTAAGAAGAATATTAGAGGAAAATTGGAATGAATTTTATAAAAGATATAAAAACAGAATTAGACCTAGTGTTATTGCAGAAGTAAAAAAAGTTATGAAATGCAAGGATATAAGTAATGGTTATATTGAATTAAAATGTAAGGAATGTGGCGAAATAAAGAAAGTTGGGTTCACTTGTAAAAGTAGATTTTGTACATCATGTGGAAAGGTTTATGTTGATAATTGGGTTAATGGAATGCTGGGAAAATTAATAAATGTAAAGCATAGACATATGGTATTTACAATACCAGAGGAACTTAGAAATTACTTCGGAAGAGAAAGAGATAGGCTGAAGTTACTTCCGCAATGTGCAGCTAAAGCTGTTACGAGTTGGATGTATAAGCAAAATAAAAAAGAAGAATTTATACCTGGAATTATAGCAGTTATACATACTTTTGGACGAGATTTAAAGTGGAATCCCCACGTCCACATGATGGTTACAGAAGGTGGAAAGGGTAAGCTAACTACCTGGAGAAATTTTAAATATTTTTCGTATGAAGCATTAAGAAAGAGATGGCAAAAAATATTATTAGATGAAATAATAAAAAGAGAAGGAAATAAAGATAGTTTTAGACGATTAAAGAACAAAATATATAAAAATAATAAAGATGGATTTTATGTTCATGCTAAAAATGAAATAAAATCAGCAAAGATAGCTGCAAAATATATTGGAAGATATGTTGGACGACCTGCGATAGCAGAATCAAGAATAATTGCGTATGATGGTGAAAGTGTAACATTTAAATATAAAAGACATGAAGACAATAAAGAAATAATAGAGAAAGTGCCAGTCTTTGAGTTTATAAAAAAAGTTATAATACATATACCAGACAAGAATTTTAAAATGGTGAGATATTTTGGACTGTATTCGAGGAGATGTAAGGATAAAGATCAATTTATCAAGATGATAGATAAGAAAATAATACAAATTAAGAAATCAATAGAAAAGTGGGAATATCGAATTCTTGCGTCTTTTGGGGTAGATCCATGCAAATGTTCTAAATGTGGTGGTAAGATGAGATTTAATGATATAGTGTATCCACGATACGGCTCGATGCGAGAATATTTTAAAGATAAATTTATAAGTGAAGGGAAAGAAAAATTAGAAAACATCCTGGAAATATATGCAATTGCAAAAGGAGTACTATATGGTAAAATAAAGCCGACAACAACATAG